In Hamadaea flava, a genomic segment contains:
- a CDS encoding acyl-CoA thioesterase, with protein sequence MSEYESGGSRKRSPARFVYHVSLRWSDLDAYGHVNNARFLTLYEEARVAMMFVGARSAGLSTFEEGVVVSRHEVDYLRPVDYGDPVRIEMWIDELRPSRFTVCYELFDGDVLASRARSILVPFDLDKGRPRRLSDPEQEFLRPWISAS encoded by the coding sequence TTGTCCGAGTACGAATCTGGCGGCTCACGCAAGCGTTCCCCGGCGCGCTTCGTCTACCACGTCAGCCTGCGCTGGTCCGACCTGGACGCCTACGGGCACGTTAACAACGCGCGGTTCCTCACGCTGTATGAGGAGGCGCGGGTCGCGATGATGTTCGTGGGCGCCCGGTCGGCCGGGCTGTCCACATTCGAGGAAGGCGTCGTGGTCTCCCGGCACGAGGTGGACTACCTCCGGCCAGTGGACTACGGCGATCCGGTCCGGATCGAGATGTGGATCGACGAACTGCGGCCGTCCCGGTTCACCGTCTGCTACGAGCTGTTCGACGGCGACGTGCTGGCCAGCCGGGCGCGCTCGATCCTGGTCCCGTTCGACCTGGACAAGGGCCGCCCGCGCCGGCTTTCCGATCCCGAGCAGGAGTTCCTGCGGCCATGGATCTCCGCTTCCTAG
- a CDS encoding YbjN domain-containing protein — protein MPWWSVASWFTPSRSLRHHTGDHESSLRAAACEDLGRNAFAVPDDLSTLDLGPAPGAVSPVTLSRIATALNLLDVRYLSDGFGNLLAMWERHALLYTMEGPDDEILVIRARPHATVPLDFADRAYRAVNEWNHVNRFAKAYVGDPTDGGQLPIYAETQVPLNAGAHDALLVELVECGASVATEFVDWLHSEAALI, from the coding sequence ATGCCGTGGTGGTCAGTTGCGTCATGGTTTACACCAAGTCGTTCGTTGCGCCATCACACGGGGGATCACGAGTCGTCGCTGCGGGCTGCCGCGTGCGAGGATCTCGGCCGGAACGCGTTCGCCGTCCCGGACGACCTGTCCACACTGGACCTCGGTCCGGCGCCGGGCGCCGTCTCTCCGGTCACGCTTTCCCGGATCGCGACCGCGTTAAACCTCCTCGATGTCCGATATCTCTCCGACGGCTTCGGCAACCTCCTCGCGATGTGGGAGCGGCACGCGCTGCTGTACACAATGGAAGGTCCCGATGACGAGATCCTGGTCATCCGGGCCAGACCGCACGCCACCGTCCCGCTCGACTTCGCCGACCGGGCGTACCGGGCGGTCAACGAGTGGAACCACGTCAACCGGTTCGCCAAGGCGTACGTGGGGGATCCGACCGACGGCGGGCAGTTGCCCATCTACGCCGAGACGCAGGTCCCGTTGAACGCCGGGGCGCACGACGCCCTGCTGGTCGAACTGGTCGAATGCGGAGCCTCGGTGGCCACCGAGTTCGTCGACTGGCTGCACTCGGAGGCGGCGCTCATCTAA
- a CDS encoding delta-60 repeat domain-containing protein: MRRRLFLAFAALLTLLTGSSFSPAEGADYQPVVATNPVDWTPHIRDGAVHAMTVVGDVAVVGGDFSEVSSADGGTGYERGNLMAFSLTNGRVLPFQADLDGPVWALAPGPDNSVLVGGGFDKVNGVTNPGLARLDLATGRPSAGFDAWVAGDVRAIAVRGGWAYVGGWFDYADDVARTALARIDARTGALDRSFDAKLRAPEIGRAKVEGLAISPAGDRLAVIGALTQALGQKRVQVALLDISRPAVRLADWSTDAYNPRCRRQFDTYMRDVDFSPDGEYFVVVTTGRMSAPDLLCDTAARFETYASGDREPTWVNHTGGDSLYAVAITGTAIYVGGHQRWLDNPYGHEDAGFGAVSRPGIAAIDPDSGEAMSWNPTRSRGEGLRAFVVCKQGLLVGSDTDQLGHEYHGRIGLFPLR, encoded by the coding sequence ATGAGACGTCGGCTTTTCCTCGCTTTCGCCGCACTTCTGACGTTGTTGACCGGTTCGAGTTTCTCGCCCGCTGAGGGCGCGGACTACCAGCCGGTCGTGGCGACCAACCCGGTCGACTGGACGCCGCACATCCGCGACGGCGCGGTGCACGCGATGACCGTCGTCGGCGACGTCGCCGTGGTCGGCGGTGACTTCAGCGAGGTCAGCAGCGCCGACGGCGGAACCGGCTACGAGCGCGGGAACCTCATGGCTTTCAGCCTCACCAACGGGCGCGTACTGCCGTTTCAGGCCGATCTGGACGGACCGGTGTGGGCGCTGGCTCCCGGCCCGGACAACAGCGTCCTGGTCGGCGGCGGCTTCGACAAGGTGAACGGGGTCACGAACCCCGGCCTGGCCCGGCTCGACCTCGCCACCGGGCGGCCGTCGGCCGGCTTCGACGCCTGGGTCGCCGGCGACGTACGCGCGATCGCCGTGCGGGGCGGGTGGGCGTACGTGGGCGGGTGGTTCGACTATGCCGACGACGTCGCCCGGACGGCGCTGGCCCGGATCGACGCGCGTACGGGTGCGCTGGACCGGTCGTTCGACGCGAAGCTGCGCGCGCCCGAGATCGGCCGGGCGAAGGTCGAGGGCTTGGCGATCAGTCCGGCCGGCGACCGGCTGGCCGTCATCGGCGCGCTGACCCAGGCGCTCGGGCAGAAACGCGTACAGGTGGCGCTGCTGGACATCTCGCGGCCGGCGGTGCGGTTGGCCGACTGGAGCACCGACGCGTACAACCCCCGCTGCCGGCGGCAGTTCGACACGTATATGCGCGACGTCGACTTCTCCCCCGACGGCGAGTACTTCGTCGTCGTGACGACCGGCCGTATGTCAGCTCCCGACCTGCTGTGCGACACCGCCGCCCGGTTCGAGACGTACGCCTCCGGCGACCGCGAGCCGACCTGGGTCAACCACACCGGCGGCGATTCGCTGTACGCCGTCGCCATCACCGGCACCGCGATCTACGTGGGCGGGCATCAGCGCTGGCTGGACAACCCGTATGGGCACGAGGACGCCGGGTTCGGGGCGGTCAGCCGGCCGGGCATCGCCGCGATCGATCCCGACTCGGGCGAGGCGATGTCGTGGAACCCCACGCGCAGCCGCGGCGAGGGACTCCGCGCGTTCGTCGTATGCAAGCAGGGCCTGCTCGTCGGGTCGGACACCGACCAGCTCGGCCACGAGTACCACGGCCGCATCGGCCTGTTTCCGCTGCGGTAA
- a CDS encoding globin, producing MPSGRPPGKIEGVTVSLYEQFGGEPTFRKLVDAFYAGVADDPLLRPMYPEEDLGPARDRLTKFLIQYWGGPTTYSDERGHPRLRIRHAPFTVDAEARDAWLKHMRVAVDSLGLEPELEQTLWDYLERAAYFMTNA from the coding sequence GTGCCGTCCGGCCGACCGCCTGGCAAGATTGAGGGCGTGACGGTCAGCCTGTACGAACAGTTCGGCGGCGAGCCGACCTTCCGGAAGCTGGTGGACGCCTTCTACGCCGGGGTCGCCGACGACCCGCTGCTCCGCCCGATGTACCCGGAGGAGGACCTCGGCCCGGCGCGCGACCGGCTCACCAAGTTCCTGATCCAGTACTGGGGCGGGCCGACGACGTACTCGGACGAGCGCGGGCACCCGCGGCTCCGCATACGCCACGCGCCCTTCACGGTGGACGCCGAGGCTCGCGACGCCTGGCTCAAACACATGCGGGTGGCGGTCGACTCGCTGGGCCTGGAGCCGGAGCTGGAGCAGACCCTGTGGGACTACCTCGAGCGGGCTGCCTACTTCATGACCAATGCTTGA
- a CDS encoding MFS transporter, which translates to MSRTTPEDGARKAPAQDERSATYREVLAGGEYRTVFTANMLSLVGDYFAKAAITALVFSQTGSPGLSAVAFALSYAPWLIAGPVLATLAERYAYRNVMILCDVARMCLVALVAVPGMPLWGMLVLLFLASLASPPAQAARSALLPQILPGDQLPVGTALNLTAGQIAQVGGYLVGGLLAAVSPRGALVFDAATFAASAVLLTLWVTARPPIVVSGQHHLIRETGEGFRMVFSSTTMRSIALLVFSAMLFTTVPEGLGAAWANQLDGVSTANRGLWQGLIMMSSPVGAALGALILTRALSPARRRRLLLPFSLAIPAVLIPSLLQPGLLGVCLMSALCGFFAAGMLPTANALFVRVLPEGYRARAFGVMQMGLQLCQGGGIIAAGMLSNWHLRVPTAIGLWSVLGLILIITVAMTWPSRELFDRALAEAAPKPSTAQPVAAA; encoded by the coding sequence GTGTCCCGGACCACCCCCGAGGATGGCGCGCGGAAAGCACCCGCACAGGATGAACGCTCTGCGACCTATCGCGAGGTGCTGGCCGGCGGCGAATATCGGACGGTCTTCACGGCGAACATGCTCTCCCTCGTCGGGGACTATTTCGCCAAAGCGGCGATCACTGCGCTCGTCTTCAGCCAGACGGGGTCGCCCGGTCTCTCGGCGGTCGCCTTCGCGCTGAGCTACGCACCGTGGCTGATCGCCGGACCGGTGCTGGCCACCCTCGCCGAGCGGTACGCGTACCGCAACGTGATGATCCTGTGCGACGTGGCCCGGATGTGCCTGGTGGCGCTGGTCGCCGTTCCTGGAATGCCGCTGTGGGGCATGTTGGTGCTGCTCTTCCTGGCCTCACTCGCCAGCCCGCCCGCGCAGGCGGCCCGGTCGGCGCTGCTGCCCCAGATCCTGCCGGGCGACCAGTTGCCGGTCGGCACCGCGCTGAACCTCACCGCCGGGCAGATCGCCCAGGTCGGCGGCTATCTCGTCGGCGGCCTCCTGGCGGCGGTCAGCCCGCGGGGAGCGCTGGTGTTCGACGCGGCAACCTTCGCCGCCTCGGCCGTGCTCTTGACCCTCTGGGTCACCGCCCGCCCGCCGATCGTCGTCTCCGGGCAGCACCACCTGATCCGGGAGACCGGCGAGGGCTTCCGGATGGTGTTCAGCTCCACCACGATGCGCTCGATCGCGCTGCTGGTGTTCAGCGCCATGCTCTTCACGACGGTCCCGGAGGGTCTGGGCGCGGCCTGGGCCAACCAGTTGGACGGCGTCTCCACCGCCAATCGGGGCCTCTGGCAGGGCCTGATCATGATGTCTTCGCCGGTCGGCGCCGCCCTCGGCGCGCTGATCCTGACCCGGGCGCTCAGCCCGGCCCGGCGGCGTCGCCTGTTGCTGCCCTTCTCGCTGGCCATCCCGGCAGTCCTGATCCCATCCCTGCTGCAGCCCGGCCTGCTCGGCGTTTGTTTGATGTCGGCGCTCTGCGGATTCTTCGCGGCAGGCATGCTGCCGACGGCGAACGCCTTGTTCGTCCGGGTGCTGCCGGAGGGCTACCGCGCACGGGCCTTCGGCGTCATGCAGATGGGCCTCCAGCTCTGCCAGGGCGGCGGCATCATCGCGGCCGGCATGCTCTCCAACTGGCACCTGCGGGTGCCGACCGCGATCGGGCTGTGGAGTGTTCTCGGTCTCATCCTCATCATCACCGTCGCGATGACCTGGCCCAGCCGGGAGCTGTTCGACCGGGCGCTGGCCGAGGCCGCCCCGAAGCCGAGCACCGCACAGCCGGTCGCCGCCGCCTGA
- a CDS encoding mechanosensitive ion channel family protein, whose amino-acid sequence MTALLLQFLADATPSPTPTVDCDGDSACMQFYDWFKNAKVAEASLWVIKPARIVLIVVLALILRAVLHRTITRMTDRAGEGKIPTILRPLREKLPSSLTEPTSLFPERRRQRAAAIGSVLRSFVTVTVFSIAGLMVLAELGINLTPLVAGLGIVGAALGFGAQSLVKDLIAGLFMLLEDQYGVGDTVDVGDVVGVVEAVGLRTITIRDGQGIVWYVRNGEIIRVGNKSQGHAVAIVDLPIGFAGVDEAVSVLRTALLRFAEDPAYADDFLEPPEVAGIEAVTVDGATVRVIAKTTNDTHARILRELRRRMTEALESSGIAATIAASRGLRPSTPGDGENGVRGPAPV is encoded by the coding sequence GTGACCGCGCTACTCCTTCAATTCCTCGCCGATGCCACTCCCTCCCCGACGCCCACGGTCGACTGCGACGGCGACAGCGCCTGCATGCAGTTCTACGACTGGTTCAAGAACGCGAAGGTGGCCGAGGCGAGCCTGTGGGTGATCAAGCCGGCCCGCATCGTGCTGATCGTCGTGCTGGCCCTGATCCTCCGCGCGGTCCTGCACCGGACGATCACGCGGATGACGGACCGGGCGGGTGAGGGCAAGATCCCCACGATCCTGCGCCCGCTGCGGGAGAAGCTGCCCTCCTCGCTGACCGAGCCGACGTCGTTGTTCCCCGAACGGCGACGTCAGCGGGCGGCGGCGATCGGCTCGGTGCTGCGCAGCTTCGTCACCGTCACGGTCTTCTCCATCGCCGGGCTGATGGTTCTGGCCGAGTTGGGCATCAACCTGACACCGCTGGTGGCGGGTCTCGGCATCGTCGGCGCCGCGCTCGGTTTCGGCGCGCAGTCGCTGGTCAAGGACCTCATCGCCGGGTTGTTCATGTTGCTGGAGGACCAGTACGGCGTAGGCGACACGGTCGACGTGGGCGACGTCGTCGGCGTCGTCGAGGCGGTCGGGCTGCGTACCATCACGATCCGCGACGGTCAGGGCATCGTCTGGTACGTCCGCAACGGCGAGATCATCCGGGTCGGCAACAAGAGCCAGGGGCACGCCGTCGCCATCGTCGATCTGCCGATCGGCTTCGCCGGCGTGGACGAGGCGGTGAGCGTACTGCGGACGGCGCTGCTGCGGTTCGCCGAGGATCCGGCGTACGCCGACGACTTCCTGGAGCCGCCGGAGGTGGCCGGGATCGAGGCGGTGACCGTCGACGGCGCGACCGTCCGCGTGATCGCCAAGACCACCAACGACACCCATGCCCGCATCCTGCGCGAGCTGCGCCGCCGGATGACCGAGGCGCTGGAGAGCTCCGGCATCGCGGCCACCATCGCGGCGTCCCGTGGGCTGCGCCCCAGCACTCCTGGTGACGGGGAGAACGGCGTACGCGGTCCCGCCCCGGTATAG
- a CDS encoding HNH endonuclease — protein sequence MPDIRHMKSSAALVLNATYEPLCVVTVRRAAILILSGKAVCVADGDGVLHSTRRALPIPLVIRLQRYVRVPYRTHVGLSRRAIFARDGGRCVYCLGPAETIDHVMPKSKGGGHHWENVVAACAKCNHSKGDKTLAELGWRLPAQPAAPRGAAWRVLGHRAPDPRWEEWLAPAL from the coding sequence ATGCCTGACATACGACACATGAAGAGCTCAGCAGCACTGGTCCTGAACGCGACTTATGAGCCCTTGTGTGTCGTCACTGTTCGACGCGCCGCGATCCTGATCCTGTCCGGCAAAGCCGTCTGTGTGGCCGACGGCGACGGCGTGCTCCACAGCACCCGCCGGGCCCTGCCGATCCCTTTGGTGATAAGGCTTCAGCGCTACGTGCGCGTGCCTTACCGGACGCATGTCGGCCTGTCCCGCCGGGCGATCTTCGCCCGCGACGGCGGTCGCTGCGTCTACTGCCTCGGCCCGGCCGAGACGATCGACCATGTGATGCCGAAGTCCAAAGGCGGCGGCCATCACTGGGAGAACGTCGTGGCGGCCTGCGCCAAGTGCAACCACTCCAAGGGCGACAAGACGCTGGCCGAGCTCGGTTGGCGGCTGCCCGCCCAGCCCGCCGCCCCACGCGGCGCCGCGTGGCGGGTGCTTGGTCACCGGGCCCCCGACCCGAGGTGGGAGGAGTGGCTGGCCCCAGCCCTCTGA
- a CDS encoding class F sortase encodes MSRRTGRWTGWLAGLLVLAGIFCAGVGLGQATGAFSLPDLFGAGTKAPPGEFPVLGPSRPTRIVIPSIGVRATVHGVGRDRDGAIAVPSLSLTNEAGWFTEGPSPGQYGPAILVGHVDTHDRPAVFHKLGDLKAGARIEITRRDRNVAVFEVNSVETFRKSDLPAKRVYTDYSRPGLRLITCGGSWVGGDLGYASNVIVFASLIEVHKA; translated from the coding sequence GTGAGCCGCCGGACCGGCCGGTGGACAGGGTGGCTGGCCGGTCTGCTCGTGCTCGCCGGGATCTTCTGCGCGGGTGTCGGGCTGGGCCAGGCCACCGGTGCGTTCTCACTGCCCGACCTGTTCGGCGCGGGCACCAAGGCCCCGCCGGGCGAGTTCCCGGTGCTCGGGCCGAGCCGGCCGACCCGGATCGTGATCCCGTCGATCGGCGTCCGGGCCACCGTGCACGGCGTCGGCCGGGATCGGGACGGCGCCATCGCCGTCCCCTCGCTGTCGCTCACCAATGAGGCCGGGTGGTTCACCGAAGGGCCGAGTCCTGGTCAGTACGGCCCGGCCATTCTGGTCGGCCACGTAGACACCCACGACCGCCCGGCGGTCTTCCACAAGCTCGGCGATCTCAAAGCCGGCGCGCGCATCGAGATCACCCGGCGCGATCGCAACGTCGCGGTCTTCGAGGTCAATTCCGTCGAGACCTTCCGCAAGTCGGACCTGCCGGCCAAGCGCGTCTACACCGACTACTCCCGGCCCGGACTGCGGCTCATCACCTGCGGCGGATCGTGGGTGGGCGGAGACCTCGGCTACGCGAGCAACGTCATCGTCTTCGCCTCGCTCATCGAGGTCCACAAGGCATGA
- the ctaJ gene encoding aa3-type cytochrome oxidase subunit CtaJ: MDIAQTVLTFVVAPLAVIVVVAALVYAGSGKSRAKRYRPGRSFDSAPVWFTSSAHASGEEPGEHAQAALPAATGSELATAATATAPGVTGGASDRW, from the coding sequence TTGGATATTGCGCAGACCGTTCTCACCTTCGTCGTGGCGCCACTCGCCGTGATCGTGGTGGTCGCGGCTCTCGTGTACGCCGGAAGCGGCAAGAGTCGCGCCAAGCGCTACCGGCCGGGCCGGTCCTTCGACTCGGCGCCGGTCTGGTTCACCTCCTCGGCCCACGCGTCCGGCGAGGAGCCCGGTGAGCACGCGCAGGCGGCGTTGCCTGCGGCGACCGGCAGCGAGCTGGCCACGGCCGCGACGGCCACGGCACCCGGCGTGACGGGAGGCGCAAGTGACCGCTGGTGA
- a CDS encoding DUF5130 family protein, giving the protein MTAGDDTQTPPADGPFTTRQLLRLDEALKQADQTTGLSFSIYCGRLDEPVREAAEKLHGELAEPARSVLLAASPEQRQLEIVTGEQARKRLHDRDCKLAAFSMAAAFNGGDLAGGFISGLAMLVNLAGRS; this is encoded by the coding sequence GTGACCGCTGGTGACGACACCCAGACCCCGCCGGCCGACGGTCCGTTCACGACCCGGCAGCTGCTCCGCCTCGACGAGGCGCTGAAGCAGGCCGACCAGACGACCGGCCTCTCGTTCAGCATCTACTGCGGACGCCTCGACGAGCCCGTCCGCGAAGCGGCCGAGAAGCTGCACGGCGAACTCGCCGAACCGGCCCGCTCGGTACTCCTGGCGGCCTCGCCGGAGCAGCGCCAGCTGGAGATCGTGACCGGGGAGCAGGCGCGCAAGCGGCTGCACGACCGCGACTGCAAGCTCGCGGCGTTCTCGATGGCCGCCGCGTTCAACGGCGGCGACCTCGCGGGCGGCTTCATCAGCGGGCTCGCGATGCTCGTGAACCTCGCCGGCCGCTCGTAA
- the pepN gene encoding aminopeptidase N — protein sequence MRNLTQAEAVERARLLTVGTYDITIDLTDGSGNPGDGTFRTVTEVAFDCAEPGAQTFIELAARSVRSATLNGSPVDVSGWSDSTGLVLTGLAAQNRLVVDADFDYSTSGQGLHRAVDPVDKEVYLYSQFETQDAQKAYACFDQPDLKATYTWHVTAPAHWKVVSNSVVDRVEKTDVGAQVVHFAESAKMSTYVTALCAGPYHEVRDEHDGIDLGIFCRQSMAQYLDPDDIFLLTKQGFDFFHQQFGVRYPLPKYDQLIVPEFNAGAMENFGCITNAETWFIFRSAVTDYEKEQRANTILHEMAHMWFGDLVTMRWWDDLWLNESFAEWASHWANTENTRFVDAWTTFLSIRKNWGYRQDQMSSTHPVYCEMPDVAAVEVNFDGITYAKGASVIKQLVAYVGIDAFVTGLRAYFAKHAWSNATFTDLLTELETASGRELTDFADQWLKTAQVNTLTPVVEIAADGTYESVVVRQSAPDSHPVLRTHRIGVGLYDLADGGKLVRRDVLEVDVAGASTTISALTGVRAADVLVLNEGDYSYLKLRLDDRSLETVVNHIGGFESSLTRALCWTATWDMVRDAELAARDYLTQVVSGLPVETDSSLVTATLNQLRTALTFYADPAWAPEGWARLAATAREVVASAEPGSGTQLIWARTFIGAARQPAEAAVLKGWLDGDGVPEGLTITGELRWQLVQALSALGVLTGDDIQNEHAADETASGDKESATAYALQPDPAVKAEVWAELTGDAEPANWRSRALLLGFQHSTQVELTKPYAQKYLDVAAEIWAKRDSEPAQEFLVLGYPAMQVSPETVAATEAWLAQDGHPAPLRRLIAEGKDSVERALAARACDSAAV from the coding sequence GTGCGCAACCTCACCCAGGCGGAGGCGGTCGAGCGAGCCCGTCTGCTGACGGTGGGCACGTACGACATCACGATCGATCTCACCGACGGCTCCGGCAATCCCGGAGACGGAACCTTCCGGACTGTCACCGAGGTCGCCTTCGACTGCGCCGAACCCGGCGCGCAGACCTTCATCGAGCTCGCCGCCCGGTCGGTACGCAGCGCGACGCTCAACGGCTCGCCGGTCGACGTCTCCGGCTGGTCCGACAGCACCGGCCTGGTCCTGACCGGTCTCGCCGCGCAGAACCGGCTCGTCGTCGACGCCGACTTCGACTACTCGACCTCCGGCCAGGGCCTGCACCGCGCGGTGGACCCGGTCGACAAGGAGGTCTACCTCTACAGCCAGTTCGAGACGCAGGACGCCCAGAAGGCGTACGCGTGCTTCGACCAGCCCGATCTCAAGGCGACCTACACCTGGCACGTGACCGCCCCGGCGCATTGGAAGGTCGTCTCCAACTCGGTCGTCGACCGGGTCGAGAAGACCGACGTCGGCGCGCAGGTCGTGCATTTCGCCGAGTCGGCCAAGATGAGCACCTACGTGACCGCGCTGTGCGCCGGCCCCTACCACGAGGTACGCGACGAGCACGACGGCATCGACCTGGGCATCTTCTGCCGTCAGAGCATGGCGCAGTACCTCGACCCGGATGACATCTTCCTGCTCACCAAGCAGGGCTTCGACTTCTTCCACCAGCAGTTCGGCGTGCGCTACCCGCTGCCGAAGTACGACCAGCTGATCGTCCCGGAGTTCAACGCCGGCGCGATGGAGAACTTCGGCTGCATCACCAACGCCGAGACCTGGTTCATCTTCCGGTCGGCCGTCACCGACTACGAGAAGGAACAGCGCGCCAACACGATCCTGCACGAGATGGCGCACATGTGGTTCGGCGACCTGGTCACCATGCGCTGGTGGGACGACCTGTGGCTGAACGAGTCGTTCGCCGAGTGGGCCTCGCACTGGGCCAACACGGAGAACACCCGGTTCGTCGACGCCTGGACGACGTTCCTGTCGATCCGCAAGAACTGGGGCTACCGCCAGGACCAGATGTCCTCGACCCACCCCGTCTACTGCGAGATGCCCGACGTCGCGGCGGTCGAGGTCAACTTCGACGGCATCACGTACGCCAAGGGCGCCTCGGTCATCAAGCAGCTCGTCGCGTACGTCGGGATCGACGCGTTCGTCACGGGGCTGCGGGCGTACTTCGCCAAGCACGCCTGGTCGAACGCCACGTTCACCGATCTGCTGACCGAGCTGGAGACGGCCTCGGGCCGGGAGCTGACCGACTTCGCCGACCAGTGGCTGAAGACGGCCCAGGTCAACACCCTGACCCCGGTCGTGGAGATCGCGGCGGACGGCACCTACGAGTCGGTCGTCGTTCGGCAGTCCGCGCCGGACAGCCACCCCGTCCTGCGTACGCACCGGATCGGGGTCGGCCTCTACGACCTGGCCGACGGCGGCAAGCTCGTCCGCCGGGACGTGCTCGAGGTGGACGTCGCGGGGGCGTCGACGACGATCTCCGCGTTGACCGGCGTACGCGCCGCCGACGTGCTCGTACTGAACGAGGGCGACTACTCCTACCTGAAGCTGCGGCTGGACGACCGGTCCCTGGAGACCGTCGTCAACCACATCGGCGGCTTCGAGTCGTCGCTGACCCGCGCGCTGTGCTGGACGGCGACCTGGGACATGGTCCGGGACGCCGAACTGGCCGCGCGGGACTACCTCACCCAGGTCGTCTCGGGTCTGCCGGTCGAGACCGACTCGTCGCTCGTCACCGCGACGCTCAACCAGCTGCGGACGGCGCTGACGTTCTACGCCGACCCGGCGTGGGCGCCCGAGGGCTGGGCGCGCCTGGCCGCGACGGCTCGTGAGGTCGTCGCCTCGGCCGAACCGGGCAGCGGCACGCAGCTCATCTGGGCGCGTACGTTCATCGGGGCGGCCCGGCAGCCGGCGGAAGCCGCCGTGCTCAAGGGCTGGCTGGACGGCGACGGCGTACCGGAGGGGCTGACCATCACCGGCGAACTGCGGTGGCAGCTCGTCCAGGCGCTCTCCGCGCTCGGGGTGCTCACCGGCGACGACATCCAGAACGAGCACGCCGCCGACGAGACGGCCAGCGGTGACAAGGAGTCGGCTACGGCGTACGCCCTCCAGCCGGACCCGGCGGTGAAGGCCGAGGTCTGGGCCGAGCTGACCGGCGACGCCGAGCCGGCCAACTGGCGTTCCCGGGCGCTGCTGCTCGGCTTCCAGCACTCCACGCAGGTCGAGCTGACCAAGCCGTACGCCCAGAAGTACCTGGACGTGGCGGCGGAGATCTGGGCCAAGCGCGACAGCGAGCCGGCGCAGGAGTTCCTCGTCCTCGGGTACCCGGCGATGCAGGTGAGCCCGGAGACGGTGGCGGCCACCGAGGCGTGGCTGGCGCAGGACGGGCACCCGGCCCCGCTGCGGCGGCTCATCGCCGAGGGCAAGGACTCCGTCGAGCGGGCGCTGGCCGCTCGGGCGTGCGACAGCGCCGCCGTCTGA
- a CDS encoding DUF1015 family protein: MTVVHPISRAWLATPTGNTGAQNYDEFADDAEITAIIEADPASALAIEMPHLAPDSLGSSFLDALPAAQRRLAALQESGALSSADEVVVVYRITAPDGAVGYGLWAMVDTDQISTSADEPGLVIRNEDVFLAKVKERVALFQAIGHLLSPVLLLQTARGDELHAALAAAVADLGPSAASDVDPAGRIHEIWPVSGTDPLAASLAGLAGGGELVVADGNHRSLAAQVGELPRFLAVVTTPASVAIQPYNRLLAELPLPPNELVSTLEKTGATVTALSGPVTVPATRGTIHLYAQSGHWSIVLPPSAGVPDVENLDHALVERLVFSEALALDPGDKRITYVGGDYPADWLAGEVDAGRAALAILIAPVTVADFVAVNLAREKLPRKSTWFTPKARAGLVTAQLS; the protein is encoded by the coding sequence ATGACGGTTGTGCACCCGATCTCTCGCGCCTGGCTCGCCACGCCCACCGGCAACACCGGAGCGCAGAACTACGACGAGTTCGCCGACGACGCCGAGATCACCGCGATCATCGAGGCCGACCCGGCCAGCGCGCTGGCGATCGAGATGCCCCACCTGGCACCCGACTCCCTCGGCAGCAGCTTCCTCGACGCGCTGCCGGCCGCGCAGCGCCGACTCGCCGCCCTGCAGGAGTCCGGCGCGCTCAGCTCGGCCGACGAGGTGGTCGTCGTCTACCGGATCACCGCCCCCGACGGCGCGGTCGGCTACGGCCTCTGGGCGATGGTCGACACCGACCAGATCTCCACCAGCGCCGACGAGCCCGGCCTGGTCATCCGCAACGAAGACGTCTTCCTCGCCAAGGTCAAGGAACGCGTCGCGCTCTTCCAGGCCATCGGCCACCTGCTCAGCCCGGTCCTGCTCCTCCAGACCGCCCGAGGCGACGAACTGCACGCCGCGCTCGCCGCCGCTGTCGCGGATCTCGGTCCGTCCGCCGCCAGCGACGTCGACCCCGCTGGGCGTATCCACGAAATCTGGCCGGTGAGCGGGACCGACCCCCTGGCCGCGAGTCTCGCGGGCCTCGCGGGCGGCGGCGAGCTGGTCGTCGCTGACGGCAACCACCGGTCTCTCGCGGCCCAGGTCGGCGAGCTGCCGCGGTTCCTCGCAGTCGTGACCACCCCGGCGTCGGTGGCCATCCAGCCTTACAACCGCCTGCTCGCGGAGCTCCCGCTGCCGCCGAACGAGCTGGTCTCGACGCTGGAGAAAACCGGCGCCACGGTCACCGCGCTCAGCGGCCCGGTCACGGTCCCAGCCACCCGCGGCACCATCCACTTGTACGCACAAAGCGGCCACTGGAGCATCGTGCTGCCCCCGTCGGCCGGAGTGCCCGACGTGGAGAACCTCGACCACGCCCTGGTCGAGCGGCTGGTCTTCAGCGAAGCGCTGGCCCTCGACCCCGGCGACAAGCGCATCACCTACGTCGGCGGCGACTACCCGGCCGACTGGCTCGCCGGCGAAGTCGACGCGGGCCGCGCCGCCCTCGCGATCCTGATCGCACCCGTGACCGTGGCCGACTTCGTGGCCGTGAACCTCGCCCGGGAGAAGCTCCCGCGCAAGTCGACCTGGTTCACCCCGAAAGCCCGCGCCGGCCTCGTCACCGCCCAGCTCTCCTAG